From the genome of Oscillatoria sp. FACHB-1407:
GCCCTGCAAACGGCTGTGGATGAAGCGGGTTACTCGGCTTTACCCATGCAAGATGACGTGTTAGCTCCAGAAGATGATGCCGAACGGCAAGAACGCCAGGCAGAACAGCGAAAATTGACCCGTCGTGTCTGGGTCAGTGGCGTGATCAGTGCGATTCTGGTGATTGGTTCGTTGCCTGCCATGACGGGTCTACCGATTCCCTTCATTCCCATGTGGCTGCACGCTCCCTGGTTCCAGCTTATGCTAACGACTCCAGTGTTGTTTTGGGCGGGTAGTGGGTTCTTTATCAATGCCTGGAAAGCGTTGAAGCGACACACTGCCACGATGGATACCCTGGTCGCCATTGGCACCGGAACCGCCTATCTCTATTCTCTGTTCCCCACTTTGAATCCTCAGTGGTTTGTTGCCCAGGGGCTTCGACCGGATGTTTACTTTGAAGCCGCTGCGGTGATTATTGCGCTGCTCCTGCTTGGACGGTTGCTCGAAAATCGTGCCAAAGGGCAGACCTCAGAAGCCATTCGTAAATTGATGGGCTTGCAGGCAAAGACGGCGCGGGTGATCCGTCAGGGTCGAGAGGTGGATATTCCCATTGCTGAGGTGGTTTTGGGAGATATTATCCTCGTTCGTCCGGGTGAAAAGATTCCGGTGGATGGCGAAATTGTAGAGGGTTCCTCAACGATTGACGAAGCCATGGTCACGGGTGAGAGTTTGCCTGTGAGAAAGCAACCGGGCGATGAGGTGATCGGAGCAACCCTCAACAAAACAGGCAGTTTTCAATTTCGAGCAACACGAGTTGGCAAAGATACTTTTCTGGCTCAGATCGTCAAACTGGTGCAGCAAGCACAAGGTTCAAAAGCCCCGATTCAACGCCTTGCCGATCAAGTCACAGGATGGTTTGTCCCTGCGGTGATTGCGATCGCCATTCTCACCTTTATCCTCTGGTTCAATATCATGGGCAACGTGACGATGGCGTTGATTACCACCGTTGGCGTGCTGATTATCGCTTGCCCCTGTGCGCTCGGTTTGGCAACTCCTACCTCTATCATGGTGGGCACAGGCAAAGGCGCAGAAAATGGCATTTTGATCAAAGGGGCTGAGAGTCTGGAACTGGCTCACAAATTGCAGACCGTTGTGCTGGATAAAACTGGAACGATTACCCAGGGAAAACCCACCGTTACCGATTACATCACCGTTAACGGCACTGCCAACCAAAATGAACTCAACCTCTTACGACTGGCAGCTTCCCTTGAGCGCAACTCTGAACATCCCCTGGCAGAGGCGATCGTGCAATATGCCCAGGCACAAGGGGTTGAACTGGCACCTGCGCAGGAGTTTGAAGCCATTGCCGGAAGTGGCGTCCAAGGCTATGTCTCCGATCGCCGGGTTCAGATCGGCACACACCGTTGGATGAATGAGTTGGGCATTGATACCAGTTCATTACAACAACCGTGGGACAAGTTGGAGTACCTGGGCAAAACCGTCATCTGGATTGCGGTCGATGGACACGTTGAAGGCATTATGGGCATTGCTGATGCTGTGAAACCTTCGTCTGTGAGCGCAATTCGTGCCCTGCAAAAGATGGGCTTAGAAGTAGTAATGCTAACAGGCGATAACCAGCGCACCGCCAACGTTATTGCCCGCGAAGTGGGAATTCAACGAGTTTTTGCCGAGGTTCGCCCTGACCAGAAAGCCGCAACCGTTGAAGAGATCCGGTCTGAAGGGAAACTAGTGGCAATGGTGGGAGATGGCATCAACGATGCGCCTGCTCTGGCTCAAGCCGATGTGGGGATTGCGATCGGGACTGGCACTGATGTAGCGATCGCTGCCAGTGACATCACGCTCATCTCTGGTGATTTGCAAGGCATTGTTACCGCCATTCAACTCAGCCGTGCCACCATTCGCAACATCAAACAAAACCTGTTCTTCGCGTTTATCTATAACGTGGCTGGCATCCCGATCGCCGCCGGGATTCTCTACCCCATCTTTGGTTGGTTACTCAGCCCCATTATTGCGGGCGCAGCGATGGCGTTTAGCTCTGTCTCAGTCGTAACAAATGCCTTGCGGTTGCGAAATTTTCGACCCAAAGCATTGGTATGAGGGGCGATTGTTGTGAGGGCGGGTTTAGCGGACCGCTGGACTGGCTCCAGTAATTCTCAAATAAACCCGTCTCACCAGGAATTTCTGACATTTCAAAGGTGACACTACAATGCTCAACCACATCCCATTCTTCGGCACATTAGCAGGCTTTGGATTTCTACTGGGAGTCATTTCAGGAACCATTGCAGGAGCAATATAGGAGAGATTCAAATGATTACGTCAAGCATTATCAGTAGTATTGCAACCGTAGGGCTGTTGTTAGGAGTGGCTTCAGGTGGAGCCACAACCCAAATGCCTCACAAACAGATGCAGCCAACTGAACAAACGGGAGAGTTTCACCGCATTGACCAACCGTTGTGGCTAAAGGGTGCCGTGACCGCAGGTGGTTTAGGATTAATTGGATTAGAGTTGTGGTGGTTTTTGGTCAGTAAACCAAAGTCCCGTAAAGCCACAACTGAGGGAGGCATTCAAGAAGTCACGGTTACGGTCGATGGGGGATATGAACCAAGTCAAATCGTGGTGCAAGCGGGGCAACCTGTACGCTTAAACTTCGATCGCAAAGACCCCAGCAGTTGCCTGGAAGAAGTGCGGTTTCCTGACTTTCAGATTGCCCAAGAACTACCACTTAACCAGGTTACAGCGATCGAATTCACCCCCGATCAACCCGGTCGATATGAGTTCACTTGCGGTATGAATATGTTTCGCGGTGTTGTTGAAGCGCAGAGACATAGCTTTGGTCAGAAAGCTTAAGGCAAAGGCAATAGCTCAAATCCTAATGCTGGGCAAGCTTCCTGACTTGCCTCCACTCCATCGAATGTGGCTATAGCTGCAAACCAAGACAGGCTGACTCACTGCTTGCCTGACAAAGCTTTTAGGCTTAGCGATTGAAATTGCAGATTTCGGTGTGAGACTTCAGGGTAAGCTCAAATGGGATTGATTCATAATCTTGCGTGTAGGGGTAACTCAACCGTGAAGCAGGTTTGCCCA
Proteins encoded in this window:
- a CDS encoding cupredoxin domain-containing protein: MITSSIISSIATVGLLLGVASGGATTQMPHKQMQPTEQTGEFHRIDQPLWLKGAVTAGGLGLIGLELWWFLVSKPKSRKATTEGGIQEVTVTVDGGYEPSQIVVQAGQPVRLNFDRKDPSSCLEEVRFPDFQIAQELPLNQVTAIEFTPDQPGRYEFTCGMNMFRGVVEAQRHSFGQKA
- a CDS encoding heavy metal translocating P-type ATPase, which gives rise to MENATLKLRGMSCAACANNIEAVIRSVPGVEACSVNFGAEQAAVTYDPGKTDITALQTAVDEAGYSALPMQDDVLAPEDDAERQERQAEQRKLTRRVWVSGVISAILVIGSLPAMTGLPIPFIPMWLHAPWFQLMLTTPVLFWAGSGFFINAWKALKRHTATMDTLVAIGTGTAYLYSLFPTLNPQWFVAQGLRPDVYFEAAAVIIALLLLGRLLENRAKGQTSEAIRKLMGLQAKTARVIRQGREVDIPIAEVVLGDIILVRPGEKIPVDGEIVEGSSTIDEAMVTGESLPVRKQPGDEVIGATLNKTGSFQFRATRVGKDTFLAQIVKLVQQAQGSKAPIQRLADQVTGWFVPAVIAIAILTFILWFNIMGNVTMALITTVGVLIIACPCALGLATPTSIMVGTGKGAENGILIKGAESLELAHKLQTVVLDKTGTITQGKPTVTDYITVNGTANQNELNLLRLAASLERNSEHPLAEAIVQYAQAQGVELAPAQEFEAIAGSGVQGYVSDRRVQIGTHRWMNELGIDTSSLQQPWDKLEYLGKTVIWIAVDGHVEGIMGIADAVKPSSVSAIRALQKMGLEVVMLTGDNQRTANVIAREVGIQRVFAEVRPDQKAATVEEIRSEGKLVAMVGDGINDAPALAQADVGIAIGTGTDVAIAASDITLISGDLQGIVTAIQLSRATIRNIKQNLFFAFIYNVAGIPIAAGILYPIFGWLLSPIIAGAAMAFSSVSVVTNALRLRNFRPKALV